The Novosphingobium sp. Gsoil 351 genome contains the following window.
CATTGCATCGACCAGCGCCGCGCCATGGCTGTCGCCGAATGCTTCCTGCACGGCGGCGAGGTCTTGCGTGTGCTGATCCGCTTCCGCAACCCCCGCCTTCGCCGCCTGAGCGGCAACGAGCAGCGCGTCCATCAATTGGCCCGCGTCGCCGGAGAACGAAGCCGCTGCCGGCGTAGCGGCCGCTTCGCCGGTATCCCCGCCAGCGTCCGCCGGCCCGGGCACCGCCGGGTGATCGGCAGGTGCCGCAAGGTTCGACGCCGACGCCGGGGCATCGTCGCCATGGCTCGCGGTCTCGGCCGGGGCGGCCTTGGGTGCCTCGTGCGTGGTCAACGCGTCGCTTGCCGGACGCAACGTCTCGTGCGTTTCGGGCAGCGTCTGGAGCGCCGCCGGAGCAGGCGCCTGGCTGTCGGCCACCGTCGCTTGAGCAACCTCGGCTCCGGCCACCGGCAGTGCGGCAACCGCCGCCGCCGCCGCGAGCACGCCCGCCGCCGCCGCATTGGTCGCGGTCAGCTCGGCGGTCTTAGCCTCCATCTTGTCGATCGCGGCTGTGGCGAACGAGGCGTCGGCAACCGTTCCGGTGGTGCCGTCGGCACGAGTGTAGGTCGAACTTCCCGCCACGGTCACCTCGCCGCCCGCCGCGGTGTAGGCCACGCCGTCGGAAACCAGACCGATCGCGGTAATCCCCACCTCGCCCAACGTGTGGAACTCGCCCGCATCGCTCACCCCGTTGCCGTTGGCATCCTGCCAGACGCCGAACTTGGCGAAATCGGCGTCACCGGCGTCGAGCGAACCGTCGTGGTTGGTGTCGTAGGTGGCAGCAAGACCCTGAAGGTCGCTGAGGCCCGACCCGGCGAAGACGATCTCGCTCCCACCGTCGACCCGGCCGTTGCCGTTCGCGTCGAGCGCCAGGATTCCGTCGTCGTGGCCAGCCCAGGCGGTCTTCACCGCACCGTTGCCGTAATCGAACACAGCGCCCGCTGCGAGGGTCGAGAATTCGGCGCCGTCCCCGTCGAGGTCCAGCACGATCGGGGGAGCGACCGGATTGAGCACAACCGTGGTGGTCGTGCTGCCCGACTGATAGCGGATGGTCACGTCCGCGGCGGCGGTGTTGATGTGCGCGACGGTGACCCAGCTGTCGCCACCGCCAGTGGCATCGACCTGGATGTCGCCGCCGATCACGTATCGCAGGTAGCCGCCCGTCACCGCGTTGATGTTGCTTGCCAGGTCGAGAACCGCGGTCAGGTCGATCGTCTCGCCCGACGTATAGTCGGTGATGATGTCGACCATGCCGACTTCGGTCAGCGCGCCCGCCGCGATCACGAAGGTGTCCACGCCCGTGCCGCCGGTCATCGTATTGAGCCCGGTCCCGCCGACGAGGACATCGTTGCCGCCTTCGCCGTTGAGGACATCGTTGCCCGCGCCGCCGGAAAGGACGTTGACGCCGCTGTTGCCGAACAGCACGTCGTTGCCTGCGCCGCCGCGCAGGTTTTCGATGCCTATCAGCTTGTCGCCCGCCGCGTCGCCGCCGCCGATCGAACCGTCGCTGGGCGCGGAGAAGGTGGCGGGCGCGCCGAAAGCGCTGCCGCTGTCATCCAGGTTGATCGAGACCGCGGCGACGCTGTCGCCGTAGTCGGCGGTGTCGCTGCCCCCGCCGCCGGTGATCGTGTCGGCGGCGGTGCTTGAGGCGATGACGTCGGCCTCGCCCGCGACACGGTCGCCGCTGAGCACGAAGACATTGCTGCCGTTAGCGGCAGTGACCTGCACGTCGAGGTTCTGCACCGCCGTGGTGTCACCGTCGCCATCGGTCGCGGTGATCGCGAAGTCGAGGTTCTTGTCGCTGGGCAGGACCGTCCGCGAAATCGACAGTGCCGTAAACCGCACACCCTGCCCGCTGCCGCCGACGCCGACGATGTCGATGTGGTTGAACGAGATCGTCGGATCGATGACCGTCTGGGCACCCGAGACCGCGATCGTCCCGGTCTGAGTCTGTCCGGTAACCGAGTTGATCGCGGTCCACTGGATCGTCAGCGAACCGTTGATGCTGTCGTTGGTGAGCGTCACCGAATCGACGAGATCCGGGTTGGACGCGGTTGCTTCATCGCCGACCACGCCGGGCTTGTGGAACTCGATCGAGAATGATTCGCCATTGGCGACGAACTGGTTGTCGACTCCAAAGCCCTGAGTGGAGGAGTTGACGCCGTTGCCGCTGCCGGTGAACTCGATCGAGCCACCCGCGGTTTCGACGAACTGAGTCGGACCACCGGGCGACAGGTTGAGCAGCGACACCGTCTGGGTCGTCGCGGCATCCGGCTTCACCAGATTGAACTGGTAGGTCGCATCCGAATTGACCGCCAGCGTGAACACCGTGGTGGCGCCAGCGCTCGCGGTCAGCGTGGTGGTGACCAGGCCGCTTGCCGACGTGGTGGTCGCCGAGCTGTAGGTAATGCCGGTGATCGCCGGGCCAGTGATCGAGAAGTTCTGGACCCCGTCCGCGCCGGGGTTGAGGGCAAATGTGCCGAGCACCGTGCCGATCTGATTGGGCAGCGTGCCCGAGATGAACGCGCCGAGCGTCGCGGCGTCATCCTCGAAGCGGATGACGCTGCCAAGATCGACCGAATCGCCGGCCTTGTCGCCATCGCCGTCGGTGATGTCCACCGCCAGCGACAGCGCCCCCGCGGCCATCCCCGGCGAGGTTTCGTCGGTGCTGGCGGTGTTGGTGTGCTCGATCCCGCGGAACTGGGTCAGCGTGACCTGGCCGTTGCCGGCGTTGGCGGCGACGGTGAAAGCCACGGCGCCCGTGATCGTCCCGACCCGGCCCTCGACCACGCCCGCGCCGTTCTTGACGAGCACGATGCTCTGGTTGGTGGCCGCGTCGAGGTAACCACTGGCCACGCCGCTGCTGGCGAGGTTGAGCGTGTAGGCGGTAGCGGCAAGCCCATCGGCGCCGCCCAGCAGCGAACTGGTCAGCAGGCTCCCGGCGGCGATCGTCGCGCTGCCGAGATTGCCGCCCACCGGATCGGTCTCGCCCGCGTTGGCGGTGACGCCATCGGTTTCGTCGATGGTCAGCGTAACCCCTGCCATGAGATTGATGTCGGCGGTCGGAGTATCGTCGTCGAACTTGATGCTCAGCACGCCCGCGGTCGAGAGATCGAGATCGGCATCGCGCAACTGGTAGGGCACGGTGATGTCGACGTCGTTCTCGCCATTGGCGTTGGCATGGAGGACGTTGTCGACCAACGTCACGGTGTAGGCGCCGGTGGTCTGATCGGTGATCTTCACCGTAAACAGCGTGGTCGTCAGCCGGGTAGCATCAGGCGACGCGGTGATCGTCGCGGTCAGCATCGAGCCGTCGGCGGAGACCGAGTAGGTCACCGTCTCCTGGCCCATGGCTTGCGTGGTGGCGTTGAGCGTAGCTCCGAACAGGAAGGTGTTGACGCCGTCGCCCAGGGTTCCGCCGAGCGTACCCTTGAAGACCGCCTCGCTGGTCAAGTCGCCATCGCCCGCGTTGGCGTCGATGTCGCCGTTAGCAAGAATACCGGTGATCCCGCCGGACAGGCCTTCATCGTCGACCGCCGCGCTGGCGGTGGTCGCCACGGGCAGCAGGTCGCCGATCTGAATCGTCAGCGTCGCGGTGTCGAAATCGCCATCGTTGTCGGTCAGGGTATAGGTGAACACATCGTTCGACCCGCCACCCGCGCCGGGGGTGCGGGCATAGCTGTAAGTGCCATCGGCGGCGATGGTCAGGACGCCGAACGCGCCCTGGACCAGCGTCGAGCCGGCCGCGGCGATGGCGATCGCTCCAGCCGATCCGGTCACCGAAGTGAGAAACGAGCCGTCGGCGCCGCGATAATCGATATTTGCGACGCCTTCGTTGGTCCCCGCCCCGGTCAGGACGTTGCCCGCTGCGGAGCCTCCGACACCGGCCGCGATGCTGTCGCTGTCGTTCTTGGCATCCACCCCATCATCGAGGAAGGTCACGTTGCCGCCGATCGCCTGGCTGGCGAAGGCGGTGTCGCCGTCGAAGTCCTTGAGCGTGATCGTCGCGTTGACGAGGCCCGCAAGGCTCAGCGCGTCGTTGTAGTCGGCGGCAGTGTTGCCGTCCTGGTTGTGCTCGAGCGCGACGTTCTGGGTCAGCGTGACCTTGCCGTCGGCGCCGATGCTCAGCGTGAACGCCGTCTGCGCCGCACCGTACTGGCCGGTGATCGTGGTCGCGTTGGTCTGGACCAGCGAGATCGCCTGGTCGCCGATCGCGGTCTTGAGCGTGGTCACACCCCCGCCCGAGATCGTCAGGCCATACGTCGTCCCCGCCGCCGCGGTGCCGCCGAACGGACCGTCCGCGCCGAACGCCGAGGTCGCCGTGATCGCCGCGCCCGTCGAGGTCATGCTGATCGGACCACCAGCGAAGTTCACCCCCGCGTTGGTCTCGTCAACGCTCACCGCCGACCCCGCGGCCACGTTGCTCAGGCTCGGACCGTCGTCGGCGAAGCGGATGTTGCCCCCAAGGTCCACCGTCTCGCTGTCGCTCGCCGTGTCGCCGTCGTTGTCCGTGATCGTCGAACTCGCGGTCAGCGTGATCACGCCGGTCCCCAGGATCACGTCGTCGCTGGTGCCGTTATAGGGTGCCGCGGTGTCGCCGGGCAGCGAGTGATCGATCTGCTGGTACTGGACCAGCGTGACGATCCCACCCGCATCGACCTTGACGCTGAACACCACTTGGGCGTTGGTTTCCGCGGTCGGAACGCTGGCCCCGGTGTAACCGACAACGGTGCCACCGCTGAGCTTGACCAGCGTGATCGCGTTGCCGCCGCTGGCCAGGCCCGACGTCGCGCTGGCGACGTTCAGGGCATAGCCCAGCACCGGCGCCGCCGCCGCGCCATCGGCGCCGCCGCTGGACGTGAGCGAGAACACCCCGCCGAAGTTGCCGCTGGCGGTCGTCGCCGTATCGGAGGCCGCACCCGCGGTGTTGGCGTCCATCGTC
Protein-coding sequences here:
- a CDS encoding DUF5801 repeats-in-toxin domain-containing protein; protein product: MTSGGVAITLAMQAGAIVGSAGGTPVFSVAVDANGVVTLSQFQQIDHPIANDPSATAAPFDDQFAILADGVITLTASSTITDNDGDTASDSETVDLGGNIRFADDGPSLSNVAAGSAVSVDETNAGVNFAGGPISMTSTGAAITATSAFGADGPFGGTAAAGTTYGLTISGGGVTTLKTAIGDQAISLVQTNATTITGQYGAAQTAFTLSIGADGKVTLTQNVALEHNQDGNTAADYNDALSLAGLVNATITLKDFDGDTAFASQAIGGNVTFLDDGPSINVIQTDEAGITLRTMDANTAGAASDTATTASGNFGGVFSLTSSGGADGAAAAPVLGYALNVASATSGLASGGNAITLVKLSGGTVVGYTGASVPTAETNAQVVFSVKVDAGGIVTLVQYQQIDHSLPGDTAAPYNGTSDDVILGTGVITLTASSTITDNDGDTASDSETVDLGGNIRFADDGPSLSNVAAGSAVSVDETNAGVNFAGGPISMTSTGAAITATSAFGADGPFGGTAAAGTTYGLTISGGGVTTLKTAIGDQAISLVQTNATTITGQYGAAQTAFTLSIGADGKVTLTQNVALEHNQDGNTAADYNDALSLAGLVNATITLKDFDGDTAFASQAIGGNVTFLDDGPSINVIQTDEAGITLRTMDANTAGAASDTATTASGNFGGVFSLTSSGGADGAAAAPVLGYALNVASATSGLASGGNAITLVKLSGGTVVGYTGASVPTAETNAQVVFSVKVDAGGIVTLVQYQQIDHSLPGDTAAPYNGTSDDVILGTGVITLTASSTITDNDGDTASDSETVDLGGNIRFADDGPSLSNVAAGSAVSVDETNAGVNFAGGPISMTSTGAAITATSAFGADGPFGGTAAAGTTYGLTISGGGVTTLKTAIGDQAISLVQTNATTITGQYGAAQTAFTLSIGADGKVTLTQNVALEHNQDGNTAADYNDALSLAGLVNATITLKDFDGDTAFASQAIGGNVTFLDDGPSINVIQTDEAGITLRTMDANTAGAASDTATTASGNFGGVFSLTSSGGADGAAAAPVLGYALNVASATSGLASGGNAITLVKLSGGTVVGYTGASVPTAETNAQVVFSVKVDAGGIVTLVQYQQIDHSLPGDTAAPYNGTSDDVILGTGVITLTASSTITDNDGDTASDSETVDLGGNIRFADDGPSLSNVAAGSAVSVDETNAGVNFAGGPISMTSTGAAITATSAFGADGPFGGTAAAGTTYGLTISGGGVTTLKTAIGDQAISLVQTNATTITGQYGAAQTAFTLSIGADGKVTLTQNVALEHNQDGNTAADYNDALSLAGLVNATITLKDFDGDTAFASQAIGGNVTFLDDGPSINVIQTDEAGITLRTMDANTAGAASDTATTASGNFGGVFSLTSSGGADGAAAAPVLGYALNVASATSGLASGGNAITLVKLSGGTVVGYTGASVPTAETNAQVVFSVKVDAGGIVTLVQYQQIDHSLPGDTAAPYNGTSDDVILGTGVITLTASSTITDNDGDTASDSETVDLGGNIRFADDGPSLSNVAAGSAVSVDETNAGVNFAGGPISMTSTGAAITATSAFGADGPFGGTAAAGTTYGLTISGGGVTTLKTAIGDQAISLVQTNATTITGQYGAAQTAFTLSIGADGKVTLTQNVALEHNQDGNTAADYNDALSLAGLVNATITLKDFDGDTAFASQAIGGNVTFLDDGVDAKNDSDSIAAGVGGSAAGNVLTGAGTNEGVANIDYRGADGSFLTSVTGSAGAIAIAAAGSTLVQGAFGVLTIAADGTYSYARTPGAGGGSNDVFTYTLTDNDGDFDTATLTIQIGDLLPVATTASAAVDDEGLSGGITGILANGDIDANAGDGDLTSEAVFKGTLGGTLGDGVNTFLFGATLNATTQAMGQETVTYSVSADGSMLTATITASPDATRLTTTLFTVKITDQTTGAYTVTLVDNVLHANANGENDVDITVPYQLRDADLDLSTAGVLSIKFDDDTPTADINLMAGVTLTIDETDGVTANAGETDPVGGNLGSATIAAGSLLTSSLLGGADGLAATAYTLNLASSGVASGYLDAATNQSIVLVKNGAGVVEGRVGTITGAVAFTVAANAGNGQVTLTQFRGIEHTNTASTDETSPGMAAGALSLAVDITDGDGDKAGDSVDLGSVIRFEDDAATLGAFISGTLPNQIGTVLGTFALNPGADGVQNFSITGPAITGITYSSATTTSASGLVTTTLTASAGATTVFTLAVNSDATYQFNLVKPDAATTQTVSLLNLSPGGPTQFVETAGGSIEFTGSGNGVNSSTQGFGVDNQFVANGESFSIEFHKPGVVGDEATASNPDLVDSVTLTNDSINGSLTIQWTAINSVTGQTQTGTIAVSGAQTVIDPTISFNHIDIVGVGGSGQGVRFTALSISRTVLPSDKNLDFAITATDGDGDTTAVQNLDVQVTAANGSNVFVLSGDRVAGEADVIASSTAADTITGGGGSDTADYGDSVAAVSINLDDSGSAFGAPATFSAPSDGSIGGGDAAGDKLIGIENLRGGAGNDVLFGNSGVNVLSGGAGNDVLNGEGGNDVLVGGTGLNTMTGGTGVDTFVIAAGALTEVGMVDIITDYTSGETIDLTAVLDLASNINAVTGGYLRYVIGGDIQVDATGGGDSWVTVAHINTAAADVTIRYQSGSTTTTVVLNPVAPPIVLDLDGDGAEFSTLAAGAVFDYGNGAVKTAWAGHDDGILALDANGNGRVDGGSEIVFAGSGLSDLQGLAATYDTNHDGSLDAGDADFAKFGVWQDANGNGVSDAGEFHTLGEVGITAIGLVSDGVAYTAAGGEVTVAGSSTYTRADGTTGTVADASFATAAIDKMEAKTAELTATNAAAAGVLAAAAAVAALPVAGAEVAQATVADSQAPAPAALQTLPETHETLRPASDALTTHEAPKAAPAETASHGDDAPASASNLAAPADHPAVPGPADAGGDTGEAAATPAAASFSGDAGQLMDALLVAAQAAKAGVAEADQHTQDLAAVQEAFGDSHGAALVDAMVDHFVGAQDAPAGGGADALAALFAANVAGGETFGPAFDLNQMLSDMSAHAAAQV